A region of Periplaneta americana isolate PAMFEO1 chromosome 16, P.americana_PAMFEO1_priV1, whole genome shotgun sequence DNA encodes the following proteins:
- the LOC138692067 gene encoding zinc finger protein 708-like, protein MTGVKMEYVDQSRDFASEVKFEENPEPTSFPVVKDEPEERNFSDQHVTGMNEEYEDHSQDLTTEMKFEKDPVPFSLPVVKCEPEEQNFTDLHVTGMKEEYKDKSQDLTTEIKFEEDPVPISFPVVKREPEEQQRDLDAVNEEPRVEGTAEDNEIFTEWIAATTESSVSSDFGNIADEENETVCVIPKNSVSSGKEARTHEDKQVQFEMSKGCLSNPAKSTTHLHKRVVNDAYKCDVCSRSFSTSRGVKRHEILHKEEKPFRCDVCGKCFSQSSDLKRHKVVHVGEKPFKCDACDKCLSQSSNLKRHKLVHFGEKPFKCDVCGKCFSRSSNLTRHKLVHIGDKPFKCDVCGKCFSASSLLTTHEGVHTGKKSFKCDVCGKCFSQLNNLRCHERLHTGEKPFTCDVCGKCFSHLSHLRYHLRIHTGEKPFKCDVCGTCFSHLSNLRCHERLHTGDKPFKCDVCGKCFSLSSYLRRHEVRHTDRKTF, encoded by the exons ATGACTGGTGTAAAGATGGAATATGTTGACCAGAGCCGTGATTTCGCATCTGAAGTGAAATTTGAGGAAAATCCGGAGCCAACATCTTTCCCTGTTGTGAAAGatgaacctgag gaacggaattTTTCGGATCAGCACGTGACTGGTATGAATGAGGAATATGAGGACCACAGCCAAGATCTCACAACTGAGATGAAATTTGAGAAAGATCCGGTGCCATTTTCATTGCCTGTTGTGAAATGTGAACCAGAG GAACAGAATTTTACTGATCTGCATGTGACTGGTATGAAGGAGGAATATAAGGACAAGAGCCAAGATCTCACAACTGAGATAAAATTTGAGGAAGATCCGGTGCCGATTTCGTTTCCTGTGGTGAAacgtgaacctgag GAACAGCAGAGAGACTTGGACGCAGTGAATGAGGAGCCAAGGGTGGAAGGAACAGCAGAGGACAACGAGATTTTCACGGAATG GATTGCAGCTACCACAGAAAGTTCTGTATCGTCAGATTTCGGCAATATTGCAGATGAAGAGAACGAGACTGTATGTGTGATTCCCAAGAATTCAGTTTCCTCAGGAAAAGAAGCCCGAACTCATGAAGATAAACAAGTGCAATTCGAGATGTCTAAAGGATGTCTCTCCAATCCGGCAAAATCGACGACGCATTTACATAAGCGTGTAGTCAACGATGCttacaaatgcgatgtttgtaGTAGAAGTTTTTCTACGTCGCGTGGTGTAAAAAGGCATGAAATCCTGCACAAAGAAGAGAAACCTTTCcgatgtgatgtttgtggtaagtgtttttcgcAGTCGAGTGATCTTAAAAGGCATAAAGTCGTGCACGTtggtgagaaacctttcaaatgtgatgctTGTGATAAATGTTTGTCGCAGTCGAGTAATCTTAAAAGGCATAAACTCGTGCATTTtggtgagaaacctttcaaatgtgatgtttgcggTAAGTGCTTCTCCAGGTCGAGTAATCTTACAAGGCATAAACTCGTGCACATTGGtgataaacctttcaaatgcgatgtttgcggTAAATGTTTCTCGGCATCGAGTCTTCTTACAACTCATGAAGGCGTTCACACTGGCAAGAaatctttcaaatgcgatgtttgtggcaagTGTTTTTCGCAGTTGAATAATCTGAGATGCCATGAACGGCttcacactggcgagaaaccattcacatgcgatgtttgtggcaagTGTTTTTCGCATTTGAGTCATCTGAGATACCATTTGCGCAttcacactggcgagaaacctttcaaatgcgatgtttgtggcacGTGTTTTTCGCACTTGAGTAATCTTAGGTGCCATGAACGCCTTCATACTGGcgacaaacctttcaaatgcgatgtttgtggcaagTGTTTTTCGCTGTCGAGTTATCTTAGAAGGCATGAAGTCCGGCACACAGACAGAAAAACTTTCtaa